Proteins encoded in a region of the Hemiscyllium ocellatum isolate sHemOce1 chromosome 10, sHemOce1.pat.X.cur, whole genome shotgun sequence genome:
- the sccpdha.1 gene encoding saccharopine dehydrogenase a, tandem duplicate 1, producing MATGRLYDLIIFGATGFTGQYVVEELARVVSETNSPRQLTWTVAGRNRTKLEEVLGRAASALGIPELKSKECIICDMNDPLSLAAMCQQGSVIINCVGPYRLFGEPVVKACVENGTHYVDISGEPQFLEGMQLKYDHQAAEKGVYIVGSCGFDSIPADMGILFTRNQLKGTLTAVESFVLIKSGPEGASFHEGTWQSAVHGLSDQDNLRKLRRQFGHKPLPVVGTKLTRRGSLFYSDALNQYAIPFMGSDASVVKRTQRYLHENLKESPVQYGAYAAIGGIRSVILLMVAGFVFWCFSKCKLGRNLLIKYPEFFSFGYFTRQGPTKKQIEGTSFSFTFFGEGYPEGVDPQQGKPSVKICTQVRGPEPAYVATSIAMVQAAVTILWEHKFLPNRGGVYSPGAAFSKTTLIERLNKNGIEFSVISKPEA from the exons ATGGCGACTGGCAGGCTGTACGATCTGATTATCTTCGGCGCCACCGGTTTTACCGGCCAGTATGTGGTAGAGGAGCTGGCTCGGGTGGTGTCCGAGACAAATAGCCCGCGGCAGCTCACCTGGACCGTGGCCGGTAGGAACCGCACTAAGCTGGAGGAAGTATTGGGACGGGCGGCCAGCGCTCTTG GAATACCAGAGCTGAAGTCTAAAGAATGTATAATCTGTGATATGAATGATCCACTCTCACTTGCTGCAATGTGCCAGCAGGGATCAGTGATCATCAACTGCGTGGGACCA TACAGACTTTTCGGTGAGCCAGTGGTGAAGGCCTGTGTTGAAAATGGAACTCACTATGTTGATATTAGTGGTGAACCTCAG TTTTTGGAAGGCATGCAACTAAAATATGACCATCAAGCTGCTGAAAAAGGAGTATATATAGTTGGAAGCTGTGGTTTTGATTCCATCCCAGCAGATATGGGCATATTGTTTACCAGGAACCAATTGAAAG GTACTCTAACTGCAGTTGAAAGCTTCGTATTAATAAAATCAGGACCTGAG GGTGCCAGTTTTCATGAAGGAACTTGGCAATCGGCAGTCCATGGACTGTCTGATCAGGATAATCTGAGAAAACTGAGGAGACAGTTTGGACATAAACCCCTTCCAGTTGTGGGGACCAAGCTAACACGGAG AGGATCACTATTTTATagtgatgcattgaatcaatatGCAATCCCATTCATGGGATCTGATGCTTCTGTAGTTAAACGCACCCAACGTTATCTGCATGAGAACTTGAAAGAAAGCCCT GTCCAATATGGTGCTTACGCTGCTATAGGTGGAATTCGATCAGTCATACTTCTCATGGTAGCTGGTTTCGTTTTCTGGTGTTTCTCAAAGTGTAAATTGGGAAGAAATCTTCTAATCAAA TATCCAGAGTTTTTCTCGTTTGGATATTTTACAAGACAAGGACCAACCAAAAAACAG ATAGAAGGCACctctttcagcttcaccttctttGGTGAAGGGTATCCAGAAGGTGTAGATCCACAGCAAGGCAAACCTTCAGTAAAAATCTGCACTCAAGTGAGAGGGCCAG AACCTGCTTATGTTGCGACATCAATAGCTATGGTACAGGCAGCTGTTACCATACTTTGGGAACACAAGTTTCTGCCCAATCG GGGTGGGGTGTACTCACCTGGAGCAGCGTTCTCGAAGACCACTCTGATTGAAAGACTGAACAAAAATGGCATTGAGTTCAGTGTCATCAGCAAGCCTGAAGCATAA